In the genome of Ignavibacteria bacterium, one region contains:
- a CDS encoding DUF559 domain-containing protein: MMRRKIIPYNPKLKEKARVLRNNSTFTEVMIWNYLKNKQMKGYDFHRQKPLDNYIVDFFCNELMLAIEIDGESHYGNQERDIRRQNRLENYGISFLRFDDLEVRHQLDNVINRIEDWIDDFEKKNIR; the protein is encoded by the coding sequence ATGAGAAGGAAAATAATCCCATACAACCCGAAACTAAAAGAAAAAGCTAGAGTGCTGCGAAACAACAGCACATTCACTGAGGTTATGATCTGGAATTACTTAAAGAATAAGCAAATGAAAGGATATGATTTTCACCGACAAAAACCGCTGGATAATTACATAGTTGATTTTTTTTGCAATGAGCTAATGCTTGCGATTGAAATTGATGGAGAAAGTCATTATGGAAATCAGGAACGGGATATTCGCAGGCAAAATAGATTGGAGAATTACGGTATAAGTTTTTTGCGATTTGATGATCTGGAAGTAAGGCATCAACTGGATAATGTCATTAATAGAATTGAAGATTGGATTGATGATTTTGAAAAGAAAAATATTCGTTGA